The proteins below are encoded in one region of Lactuca sativa cultivar Salinas chromosome 3, Lsat_Salinas_v11, whole genome shotgun sequence:
- the LOC111911638 gene encoding acylsugar acyltransferase 3: MNMMKAKLQTFGRIRQLHTIISQETIRPSSPTPPHLKTHNLSLLDQFAPNMHTPLVFFYRNYKNGDNNILKQSLSKCLTQYYPFAGRIPTPFLPYINCNDEGVEFLEAFIDSPMDDFIHKNEQNETLDQLFPYGLSCTLRASCPKLLDVQLNHFAGGGAAVAVSMSHRLADGGTFSNFINHWATVTRCQTPVNPSFISSSTSNNIRLPKFIVRDLDKVKYATRIFVFPNSKLNELKKKVIATGKAPMKPSRVEVLTSLLFKHALSAAETNSGSLKPSNLSLATNMRNKFVENYSETAAGNLFTLAIAKMEEFGEIRLSEVISEVRKAKMGLEGMRNEQEVVEKLLNTFSTLKGDIYYISSLCRVPFFEVDFGWGKPIEILLRIPNVDENTIILIDTPSGDGITAHVHLPEEEMAILQNDKEFVTYLQDV, encoded by the coding sequence ATGAACATGATGAAGGCAAAGCTCCAAACATTTGGAAGAATTAGGCAacttcatacaatcatatctcAAGAAACCATTAGACCATCTTCCCCAACACCTCCACACCTGAAAACTCATAATCTTTCGTTGCTTGATCAGTTTGCTCCCAACATGCACACGCCATTGGTTTTCTTCTACCGAAACTACAAAAATGGTGACAACAACATCCTAAAGCAATCCTTATCAAAGTGCTTAACACAGTACTACCCCTTCGCAGGTAGGATTCCAACTCCTTTTTTACCTTACATCAACTGCAACGACGAAGGGGTTGAGTTCCTTGAAGCTTTTATTGATAGCCCAATGGATGATTTCATTCATAAGAATGAGCAAAACGAAACCCTAGACCAACTCTTTCCTTATGGCCTCAGCTGCACTCTTCGTGCTTCTTGCCCTAAGTTGCTCGATGTCCAGCTGAACCATTTTGCTGGTGGTGGAGCAGCAGTGGCTGTGTCCATGTCGCACAGGCTTGCTGATGGAGGGACCTTTTCCAACTTCATCAACCATTGGGCCACTGTTACACGTTGTCAGACACCAGTAAATCCATCTTTCATCTCATCCTCCACAAGTAATAACATTAGGTTGCCTAAGTTCATTGTTAGGGACTTGGATAAAGTAAAGTATGCTACGAGGATATTTGTGTTTCCCAATTCAAAACTAAACGAGCTGAAGAAGAAGGTTATTGCCACTGGCAAAGCTCCAATGAAACCTTCTCGAGTTGAAGTGTTGACGTCTTTACTGTTTAAACACGCATTGAGTGCAGCGGAAACAAATTCAGGTTCTTTAAAGCCATCAAACTTGTCTCTAGCTACAAACATGAGGAACAAGTTTGTTGAAAACTATTCTGAAACAGCAGCAGGCAACTTATTCACGTTGGCGATAGCAAAGATGGAGGAATTTGGTGAAATCAGGTTGAGTGAGGTGATTTCTGAGGTAAGGAAAGCCAAAATGGGTCTTGAAGGAATGAGAAACGAGCAAGAAGTAGTTGAAAAGTTGCTAAACACATTCTCAACCTTAAAGGGTGATATTTATTATATTTCAAGCTTGTGTAGGGTTCCGTTTTTTGAAGTGGATTTTGGGTGGGGGAAGCCGATAGAAATACTATTACGAATTCCAAATGTGGATGAGAATACTATCATTTTGATTGATACTCCATCCGGAGATGGTATTACAGCACATGTGCATCTTCCAGAAGAAGAAATGGCGATTCTTCAGAATGACAAAGAGTTTGTTACTTATCTTCAAGACGTCTAA
- the LOC111911656 gene encoding PHD finger protein At1g33420, whose amino-acid sequence MVVNGRPLKRMKRRVTADLNDFLTFPSGDLTPTAPFRTSVREFLLRHALLPPPSSLLPHLLTWQILFRVGEQTSSAVGGGDASVCLDVVEEDVIRSRSVYCDQCRVVGWSGNPVCGKRYHFIIKGDGASIGGYNKSCAGCGASLHLSDSRCKTCNHVMTTEDIEDWMYNQLDDTNHLLHGVVHVNGYGHLLRVNGREGGSRVLSGTHIMDFWDRLCKVLGVRQVSVMDVSKKYGLDFRLLHSIIKGHPWYGDWGYKFGAGSYGITLEAYNTAIETLANTPLSTLSHQPRKPRTHLQDSISFYQSLSDHKLLTFRDLFQYLTTLIHDANKDDFCSSKKAKLSDSRVLCAWSMGDILRVEEAMFRVLRAVSGSAWVSWRSLRGAVCRVGRPELLDYCLKELKGKQAADGMVVNARLNPDSGSIEYRLEPGSVNSISMTNNPKFPNCPSEDHLLRDLRFLYESLLRPPQQTTPNHITNQNQTSSAQKILDCKQFVKNYHPEHQFPNSNPHSLILNCKLQLTEEPTTINPPPEHLILSSNATIHDLKTESSKAFQDVYLVLRRFEADELVGYGGVDESTQIKLLIGSNNNNNINTITVSGKCVGNGKSGLTRYRMERGVETWTLDCRCGAKDDDGERMLACDGCGVWQHTRCVGIDDMCSVPVKFVCCKCGGDGGGGRAVNRGGG is encoded by the exons ATGGTCGTCAACGGCCGTCCATTAAAGAGGATGAAAAGAAGAGTAACCGCCGACCTCAACGATTTTCTAACTTTCCCCTCCGGCGATTTGACGCCGACGGCCCCTTTCCGTACCAGCGTCCGTGAGTTTTTGCTACGGCACGCGCTCCTACCCCCGCCGTCGTCTCTCCTACCGCATCTGCTGACGTGGCAGATCCTGTTCCGGGTTGGGGAACAGACGAGCTCCGCCGTGGGCGGTGGCGATGCGTCTGTTTGCCTCGATGTGGTGGAGGAAGACGTGATCAGATCTAGGTCGGTTTATTGCGATCAGTGCCGAGTTGTTG GGTGGAGCGGGAACCCTGTATGTGGAAAGAGATACCATTTCATAATAAAGGGTGATGGGGCTTCCATTGGTGGTTACAACAAGTCATGTGCTGGTTGTGGTGCTTCCCTACATTTATCTGACTCAAG GTGTAAGACATGCAACCATGTGATGACTACCGAAGATATAGAGGATTGGATGTATAACCAATTGGATGATACCAATCATCTTTTACATGGTGTAGTTCATGTAAATGGTTATGGGCATCTTCTTAGAGTCAATGGGAGAGAAGGTGGGTCAAGGGTCCTTTCAGGCACTCATATCATGGACTTTTGGGATCGACTTTGTAAAGTTCTTGGAGTCAG ACAAGTGAGTGTCATGGACGTATCAAAAAAATACGGTTTAGACTTCCGACTACTCCACTCAATAATCAAGGGTCATCCATGGTACGGAGACTGGGGTTACAAATTCGGTGCGGGAAGTTACGGAATTACCCTCGAAGCCTACAACACTGCTATCGAAACCCTAGCAAACACACCCTTATCCACCTTATCACACCAACCCCGTAAACCAAGAACACATCTCCAAGATTCGATTTCCTTCTACCAATCCTTATCCGATCACAAACTCCTAACTTTTCGAGACCTTTTCCAATACCTAACAACCCTAATACACGATGCTAACAAGGATGATTTTTGCTCTTCAAAGAAGGCTAAATTGAGTGATTCGAGGGTGTTGTGTGCGTGGAGTATGGGTGATATATTGCGTGTTGAGGAGGCAATGTTTAGGGTTTTACGCGCGGTTAGTGGGTCCGCCTGGGTTAGTTGGCGGTCCCTACGTGGTGCGGTCTGTCGGGTGGGTCGGCCTGAGCTTTTGGATTATTGTCTTAAGGAGTTGAAAGGGAAACAAGCGGCGGATGGGATGGTGGTTAACGCGCGTTTGAATCCGGATTCCGGTTCTATCGAATATCG GTTGGAACCGGGAAGCGTGAATTCAATCTCGATGACCAACAATCCAAAATTCCCAAATTGCCCTTCGGAAGATCATTTATTACGAGATCTAAGATTCTTATACGAATCATTACTCCGTCCTCCTCAACAAACAACCCCAAATCACATAACAAACCAAAACCAAACCTCCTCCGCTCAAAAAATCCTCGACTGCAAACAATTTGTAAAAAACTACCACCCCGAACACCAATTCCCAAACTCAAACCCGCATTCCCTAATCCTAAACTGCAAACTCCAACTCACGGAAGAACCAACCACAATTAACCCACCTCCCGAACATTTAATCCTTTCCTCTAACGCAACAATCCATGACTTAAAAACCGAATCCTCGAAAGCTTTCCAAGATGTTTATTTAGTTCTTAGAAGGTTTGAAGCCGATGAGCTTGTTGGATATGGAGGTGTCGATGAGTCCACCCAAATCAAGCTCTTAATCGGgtccaataataataataatattaatacaatTACAGTTAGCGGGAAGTGTGTTGGGAACGGGAAGAGCGGGTTGACTCGGTACCGAATGGAGAGAGGGGTGGAGACGTGGACGTTGGATTGTCGGTGTGGGGCGAAGGATGATGATGGAGAGAGGATGTTGGCGTGTGATGGGTGTGGGGTGTGGCAACACACGAGGTGTGTGGGGATTGATGACATGTGTTCGGTTCCGGTGAAGTTTGTTTGTTGTAAATGTGGcggcgatggtggtggtggtagggCGGTGAATCGTGGTGGtggttga